In a single window of the Heterodontus francisci isolate sHetFra1 chromosome 35, sHetFra1.hap1, whole genome shotgun sequence genome:
- the LOC137350582 gene encoding small ribosomal subunit protein eS27-like has protein sequence MPLAKDLLNPFPEAERSKHKKKRLVQSPNSYFMDVKCPGCYKITTVFSHAQTVVLCVGCSTVLCQPTGGKARLTEGCSFRRKQH, from the exons ATGCCT TTGGCCAAAGATTTGCTGAACCCGTTTCCTGAAGCAGAGCGGAGTAAGCACAAGAAAAAGCGCTTGGTGCAGAGCCCAAACTCCTATTTCATGGACGTCAAGTGCCCAG GCTGCTACAAGATCACGACAGTATTCAGCCATGCTCAGACTGTAGTGCTGTGTGTCGGCTGTTCCACCGTCCTCTGCCAGCCCACCGGTGGAAAGGCCAGGCTCACAGAAG GGTGCTCATTCCGGAGAAAGCAACACTGA